A genomic window from Acinetobacter lwoffii includes:
- a CDS encoding type 1 glutamine amidotransferase: MKSHLKVHYFQHIAGEGFGSCYEFLKQHQAHITATEFFALPVDRPLEIEALPAVEEVDLLIIMGGTMSVNDEANFPWLKIEKRWLRRYLSHGKPAIGLCLGGQLIANALGAGVSRNPEQELGWTTVHRVANLPETCFSLPEQFNILQWHNETFELPKGAVHLAENEACRNQMYQLGRNVLGFQFHPEITPETLALFLENEEELVQFSGKYVQNLFELKKTTKQKFIEGNQILNRAIEYVLAKTA; this comes from the coding sequence ATGAAGTCGCATTTAAAAGTGCATTATTTTCAGCATATTGCTGGTGAAGGTTTTGGTAGTTGTTATGAATTTTTAAAGCAGCATCAGGCGCACATTACCGCGACTGAATTTTTTGCTTTACCCGTGGATCGGCCGCTGGAGATCGAGGCGCTGCCTGCAGTGGAAGAGGTGGATTTGCTGATCATTATGGGGGGAACCATGAGTGTGAATGATGAAGCAAATTTCCCTTGGTTAAAAATAGAAAAACGCTGGTTGCGTCGCTATCTTTCGCATGGTAAACCGGCAATTGGCCTGTGTCTGGGTGGGCAGTTGATTGCAAATGCTTTGGGTGCAGGTGTTAGTCGCAATCCAGAACAAGAATTGGGGTGGACCACGGTGCACAGAGTGGCGAATCTACCAGAGACGTGTTTTAGCCTGCCGGAGCAGTTTAATATTCTGCAATGGCACAATGAAACATTTGAATTGCCCAAAGGTGCAGTCCATCTGGCAGAAAATGAAGCCTGTCGTAATCAGATGTACCAGTTGGGCAGAAATGTATTGGGCTTCCAGTTTCATCCTGAAATCACGCCGGAAACCCTGGCATTGTTTTTGGAAAATGAAGAAGAGCTTGTGCAATTTTCAGGAAAATATGTGCAAAATTTATTTGAATTAAAAAAAACCACGAAGCAAAAATTTATTGAAGGAAATCAGATATTAAATCGTGCTATAGAATATGTTCTGGCAAAAACTGCCTAA
- the rpsJ gene encoding 30S ribosomal protein S10: protein MSNQRIRIRLKSFDHRLIDQSAQEIVETAKRTGAQVCGPIPMPTRIERFNVLTSPHVNKDARDQYEIRTYKRLIDIVQPTDKTVDALMKLDLAAGVDVQIALG, encoded by the coding sequence ATGTCTAACCAGAGAATTCGTATCCGTCTTAAGTCTTTTGATCATCGCCTGATTGATCAATCAGCTCAAGAAATCGTAGAAACCGCAAAACGTACTGGCGCACAAGTGTGTGGTCCAATTCCAATGCCAACACGCATTGAACGTTTTAACGTTTTAACATCACCACACGTAAACAAAGACGCGCGTGACCAGTACGAAATCCGTACTTACAAGCGTTTGATCGACATCGTTCAACCTACAGACAAAACTGTAGATGCATTGATGAAGTTAGATCTTGCAGCTGGTGTTGATGTTCAGATCGCATTGGGTTAA
- the rplC gene encoding 50S ribosomal protein L3 has product MAIGLVGRKCGMTRIFTDAGVSVPVTVIEVDPNRITQIKTLETDGYQAIQITTGERRESRVTNAQKGHFAKAGVAAGRLVQEFRATEADLEGREVGGTLTVELFQVGQVVDVTGQSKGKGFQGGVKRWNFRTQDATHGNSVSHRVLGSTGQNQTPGRVFKGKKMAGHLGAERVTTQGLEIVAIDTERSVLVVKGAVPGATGGDVIVRPTIKA; this is encoded by the coding sequence ATGGCTATTGGTTTAGTCGGTCGCAAGTGCGGTATGACACGTATCTTTACAGATGCTGGTGTTTCTGTGCCTGTTACAGTGATTGAGGTTGATCCTAACCGCATCACTCAAATCAAAACGCTTGAAACTGATGGTTATCAAGCGATTCAAATCACTACTGGTGAACGTCGCGAATCTCGCGTAACTAACGCTCAGAAAGGCCACTTCGCGAAAGCGGGTGTTGCAGCTGGTCGTCTAGTTCAAGAATTCCGTGCTACAGAAGCTGATCTTGAAGGTCGTGAGGTTGGTGGTACGCTTACCGTTGAATTGTTCCAAGTTGGTCAAGTTGTTGACGTAACTGGTCAATCTAAAGGTAAAGGTTTCCAAGGTGGTGTTAAGCGTTGGAACTTCCGTACGCAAGATGCAACTCACGGTAACTCAGTTTCTCACCGTGTTTTAGGTTCTACTGGTCAAAACCAGACTCCTGGTCGCGTATTCAAAGGCAAAAAAATGGCTGGCCATTTAGGTGCTGAACGCGTAACTACACAGGGTCTTGAGATCGTTGCTATCGACACAGAACGTTCAGTTCTAGTTGTTAAAGGCGCGGTTCCTGGTGCTACTGGTGGCGACGTAATCGTTCGTCCTACGATCAAGGCCTGA
- the rplD gene encoding 50S ribosomal protein L4: MNLNTVSGSAVELSEVAFGREFNEALVHQVVTAYLAGGRQGSKAQKSRADVSGGGRKPFRQKGTGRARAGSIRSPIWVGGGKTFAARPQDWSQKVNRKMYRGAMQCILAELVRQDRLVLVEEFAVAAPKTKELLAKLNDLNATRALIVTDAVDENLYLAARNIPHVDVVDAAAIDPVSLIAFDKVVMSVAAAKKIEVELG; the protein is encoded by the coding sequence GTGAATTTAAATACTGTTTCCGGCTCTGCTGTTGAATTATCAGAAGTTGCGTTCGGTCGTGAATTTAATGAAGCTCTTGTTCACCAAGTGGTTACAGCTTATTTAGCTGGTGGCCGTCAAGGTTCAAAAGCTCAGAAATCACGTGCAGACGTTTCTGGCGGTGGTCGCAAGCCATTCCGTCAAAAAGGTACTGGCCGCGCTCGTGCTGGTTCTATTCGTAGCCCAATCTGGGTTGGCGGTGGTAAAACTTTTGCTGCTCGTCCACAAGACTGGTCTCAAAAAGTAAACCGTAAAATGTACCGCGGTGCTATGCAATGCATCCTAGCTGAACTTGTTCGTCAAGATCGCTTAGTTTTAGTTGAAGAGTTTGCTGTTGCAGCTCCAAAAACTAAAGAATTGCTTGCAAAACTTAACGACTTGAATGCGACTCGCGCATTGATCGTTACTGATGCTGTTGATGAGAACCTGTATCTTGCTGCGCGCAACATTCCACACGTTGATGTGGTTGATGCTGCTGCAATCGATCCGGTTAGCTTGATTGCGTTCGACAAAGTTGTTATGTCTGTAGCTGCTGCTAAGAAAATTGAGGTAGAACTCGGATGA
- the rplW gene encoding 50S ribosomal protein L23 gives MNNERIYQVLQGPVFSEKAQVLGETAGVQVFKVALNANKLEIKKAVEQLFGVEVVKVNTTITKGKSKRFGKTLGRRSDVKKAYVTLKAGQDVEMADLGDTAESTAE, from the coding sequence ATGAACAACGAACGTATCTATCAAGTCCTGCAAGGACCTGTATTCTCAGAAAAAGCACAAGTTTTAGGTGAAACTGCTGGTGTTCAAGTGTTTAAAGTTGCATTAAATGCAAACAAGCTTGAAATCAAAAAAGCAGTGGAACAACTCTTTGGTGTGGAAGTTGTTAAAGTTAACACGACTATCACTAAAGGTAAGTCTAAACGCTTTGGTAAAACATTAGGACGTCGTTCTGATGTTAAAAAAGCATACGTCACCCTGAAAGCTGGCCAAGATGTTGAAATGGCTGACTTGGGCGATACCGCTGAAAGCACAGCGGAATAA
- the rplB gene encoding 50S ribosomal protein L2 encodes MPIQKCKPTSPGRRFVEKVVHDHLHKGAPYSPLVEAKKRTGGRNNNGHITTRHVGGGHKQHYRLVDFKRNKDGIPATVERIEYDPNRTAHIALVLYADGERRYIIAPKGLRAGDKVQSGNDAPIRPGNCLPLRNMPIGSTLHNIELKIGKGAQLARSAGTSVQLLGRDGSYAIVRLRSGEMRKIHVECRAVLGEVSNSESNLRSLGKAGASRWRGVRPTVRGMAMNPVDHPHGGGEGRNKGIQPVSPWGQKAKGYKTRTNKRTTKMIIRDRRVK; translated from the coding sequence ATGCCTATTCAAAAATGTAAGCCAACGTCTCCAGGACGTCGCTTTGTAGAGAAAGTGGTTCACGATCACCTTCACAAAGGCGCACCATACTCTCCGTTGGTTGAAGCTAAAAAACGTACTGGCGGCCGTAATAATAACGGTCACATCACGACTCGTCACGTTGGTGGCGGTCACAAGCAGCACTACCGTCTAGTTGATTTTAAACGTAACAAAGATGGTATTCCTGCAACTGTAGAGCGTATCGAATACGATCCTAACCGTACTGCACACATTGCACTTGTATTGTATGCTGATGGTGAGCGTCGTTATATCATCGCTCCTAAAGGCCTTCGCGCTGGCGATAAAGTACAGTCTGGTAACGATGCTCCAATTCGTCCAGGTAACTGCTTGCCGCTTCGCAACATGCCTATCGGTTCTACTCTTCACAACATCGAACTTAAAATCGGTAAAGGCGCGCAGTTAGCTCGTTCAGCTGGTACTTCAGTTCAGCTGTTGGGTCGTGACGGTTCTTACGCTATCGTTCGTCTGCGTTCAGGCGAGATGCGTAAAATTCACGTTGAATGCCGTGCTGTGTTAGGTGAAGTATCTAACTCAGAAAGCAACCTTCGTTCACTAGGTAAAGCTGGTGCATCACGCTGGCGTGGTGTTCGTCCTACCGTTCGTGGTATGGCGATGAACCCAGTTGACCATCCACATGGTGGTGGTGAAGGGCGTAACAAAGGTATTCAACCTGTAAGCCCATGGGGTCAAAAAGCTAAAGGGTACAAGACACGTACCAATAAGCGTACGACTAAGATGATTATTCGCGACCGTCGCGTTAAGTAA
- the rpsS gene encoding 30S ribosomal protein S19, translated as MPRSLKKGPFVDAHLFAKVEAAIAANNRKPIKTWSRRSMILPDFVGLTISVHNGRNHVPVIVSEHMVGHKLGEFAPTRTYRGHGVDKKSKR; from the coding sequence ATGCCTCGTTCTCTGAAAAAAGGCCCATTCGTCGATGCGCACTTGTTCGCTAAGGTTGAAGCGGCTATCGCGGCTAATAACCGTAAGCCGATCAAAACTTGGTCGCGTCGTTCGATGATCCTCCCGGATTTTGTTGGTTTAACAATTTCTGTACACAATGGCCGTAACCACGTTCCTGTGATCGTTTCTGAGCACATGGTTGGTCACAAGCTTGGTGAATTTGCACCAACTCGTACCTATCGCGGTCACGGTGTTGACAAGAAATCTAAACGTTAA
- the rplV gene encoding 50S ribosomal protein L22, translated as MEVTAKLRGAAISAQKARLVADLIRGKSVAHALNILNFSNKKAAVLVKKALESAIANAEHNNSLDVDDLKVSTIYVDEGMSLKRIMPRAKGRADRITKRTCHITVKVGV; from the coding sequence ATGGAAGTAACTGCTAAATTACGCGGTGCCGCTATCTCGGCACAAAAAGCTCGTTTGGTTGCAGATCTTATCCGCGGCAAATCTGTTGCGCACGCTCTTAACATCCTTAACTTCAGCAACAAAAAAGCTGCAGTTCTAGTTAAGAAAGCGTTGGAATCTGCGATTGCAAATGCTGAACACAATAACAGTTTAGATGTAGACGACCTTAAAGTTTCTACGATCTACGTTGATGAAGGCATGAGCCTGAAACGTATTATGCCACGTGCTAAAGGCCGTGCAGATCGTATTACTAAGCGTACTTGTCACATCACCGTTAAGGTAGGGGTTTGA
- the rplP gene encoding 50S ribosomal protein L16 has protein sequence MLQPKRTKFRKVQKGRNTGLAHRGSTVSFGTIALKSVERGQMTARQIEAARRTISRRIKRGGKIFIRVFPDKPITSKPLEVRMGKGKGSVEYWVCQIKPGKVLYEIDGVNEELAREAFTLAAAKLPFKTAIVTRTVM, from the coding sequence ATGTTGCAACCTAAGCGTACTAAATTCCGTAAAGTGCAGAAAGGCCGTAACACTGGTCTAGCACACCGCGGTAGCACAGTATCTTTCGGTACTATTGCACTTAAATCAGTTGAACGTGGTCAAATGACTGCGCGTCAAATTGAAGCAGCGCGTCGTACAATTAGCCGTCGTATTAAGCGTGGTGGTAAGATCTTTATCCGTGTATTCCCGGACAAGCCGATTACTTCTAAGCCTCTTGAAGTGCGTATGGGTAAAGGTAAAGGTTCTGTGGAATATTGGGTTTGCCAAATCAAACCAGGTAAAGTCTTGTACGAAATTGATGGTGTTAACGAAGAATTGGCTCGCGAAGCGTTTACGCTTGCAGCAGCTAAGCTTCCGTTTAAAACCGCTATCGTGACTCGGACGGTAATGTAA
- the rpmC gene encoding 50S ribosomal protein L29, producing the protein MKTKDLREKSVEELTALLDEQQLNQFRLRMAKATGQLGKSHEVALTRQTIARIKTLLTEKQGNGQ; encoded by the coding sequence ATGAAAACTAAAGATCTACGTGAAAAGTCGGTAGAAGAGTTGACAGCTTTGCTTGATGAGCAACAGCTTAACCAATTCCGTCTTCGTATGGCGAAAGCAACTGGTCAATTGGGTAAATCGCATGAAGTTGCACTTACTCGTCAGACTATTGCTCGTATTAAGACCCTCCTTACCGAAAAACAGGGGAACGGACAATGA
- the rpsQ gene encoding 30S ribosomal protein S17, with product MSDKTVRTLTGKVVSDKMDKSIVVLIERQVQHPLYGKLIRRSTKLHAHDENNTAKAGDVVTIKESRPISKTKSWTLVEVVEAAAE from the coding sequence ATGAGTGATAAAACAGTCCGCACGTTAACTGGCAAAGTTGTAAGCGACAAGATGGATAAATCTATCGTTGTTCTTATTGAACGCCAAGTTCAACACCCGTTGTATGGCAAATTAATCCGCCGTTCAACAAAATTACATGCTCATGATGAGAACAACACAGCGAAAGCTGGTGATGTTGTAACCATTAAAGAAAGCCGCCCAATTTCTAAAACTAAGTCTTGGACTTTAGTTGAAGTTGTTGAAGCAGCTGCTGAGTAA